The following coding sequences lie in one Silene latifolia isolate original U9 population chromosome 5, ASM4854445v1, whole genome shotgun sequence genomic window:
- the LOC141657719 gene encoding CBS domain-containing protein CBSX6: MASVFVYQVVGDLTVGKPELVEFLETETVESAIKAIGESTEGGIPVWRKKPNKSVHENSEMRLQRFVGILNPLDIVAFLAKDWCLEDQEKAMKTPVSEIVVPNNSLLKEVDPATRLIDALDMLKQGVKRLLVPKSVAWKCVSKKFSILYNGKWLKNIEAGNSANNLANLSRPSSSTNINIAKTKFCCLSREDVIRFLIGCLGALAPVPLTSISSLGAISPHYTSIEASHPAIESTQKLPLDPVTIAVVEPTPEGQYKIIGEISACKLWKCDYLAAAYALANLSAGQFVMGVEDNVTPRHVPDLGGSPRVGGDGNASNESGSGKLRRKFSSRSIGFFSNAVSPSVGHVRSMYRGRSAPLTCKVTSSLAAVMAQMLSHRATHVWVTEGEDDVLVGVVGYGEILHAVTRSPQSVS, encoded by the exons ATGGCATCAGTGTTTGTGTATCAAGTGGTGGGTGATCTAACAGTTGGGAAGCCAGAATTAGTGGAATTTCTGGAGACAGAAACAGTGGAATCTGCAATAAAAGCAATTGGAGAGTCGACTGAAGGAGGAATACCAGTATGGAGAAAGAAACCAAACAAAAGTGTTCATGAAAATAGTGAAATGAGACTTCAAAGATTTGTTGGTATTCTTAATCCTTTAGATATTGTTGCTTTTTTGGCTAAAGATTGGTGTTTGGAAGATCAAGAGAAAGCTATGAAGACTCCTGTTTCTGAGATTGTTGTTCCTAATAATTCTCTTCTTAAGGAGGTTGATCCTGCTACAAG ATTGATAGATGCGTTGGATATGTTGAAGCAGGGCGTGAAGCGTCTTCTGGTCCCAAAGAGTGTCGCATGGAAGTGTGTGAGCAAAAAGTTTTCAATTCTATACAACGGAAAATGGCTTAAAAATATCGAAGCAGGGAATAGTGCAAATAATCTTGCTAATCTCAGTAGGCCTTCCTCATCTACCAACATCAATATCGCAAAGACCAAGTTTTGCTGTCTCTCTAGAGAAGATGTCATCAGATTCCTAATTGGGTGTCTAGGAGCATTAGCTCCGGTTCCTCTTACTTCAATCTCGTCTCTCGGAGCCATTAGCCCCCATTATACCTCCATTGAAGCCTCCCATCCCGCCATCGAATCCACCCAAAAGCTTCCTCTTGACCCGGTCACCATTGCCGTTGTGGAACCCACCCCTGAAGGTCAATATAAAATTATTGGAGAGATTTCAGCCtgtaaattatggaaatgtgattACTTAGCCGCAGCCTACGCTCTGGCCAATCTCTCAGCCGGACAGTTTGTTATGGGAGTCGAGGATAACGTAACCCCGAGACATGTTCCCGATTTAGGAGGCAGTCCCAGGGTTGGAGGAGACGGGAACGCATCCAATGAGAGTGGGTCCGGGAAGCTGCGGAGGAAATTTAGTAGTAGAAGTATTGGATTCTTCAGCAATGCCGTGAGTCCTAGTGTTGGTCATGTTCGGAGTATGTATAGGGGAAGAAGCGCGCCTTTAACATGTAAGGTGACCAGCTCGTTAGCAGCAGTCATGGCTCAGATGTTGTCTCATAGGGCAACCCATGTTTGGGTGACGGAGGGTGAAGACGATGTGTTAGTCGGTGTTGTTGGGTATGGTGAGATCTTGCATGCTGTGACTAGATCACCTCAATCTGTGTCTTGA